TTCTAATTCGCTCTTTTATACGTGTGAACGCGTCCATGAAACGAAATTATACTTACTCAGCATCAAGGCCAGAAAGGTGAATAAAAGCACTCGCGTCGGTGTCATCTTTAAACCATCTGATTCTCAAAAACTGCCCAAAAATTAAGTCAATAGCTAAGCGTTTTCTGGATCGTGGACAAAAAACTGATGGTCGATTCGCGAAAGAACCGAATCATTTGAAACGACTCTTTAAGAAAGTTCATTCCCATCTCGAGTGGAGTAACCTGTGAGTTTTAATTCTCATGTATGCCAATTTTTAATTCTCATGTATGCAAAGTTATAAACAGATGAGTTATAAACAGATGACATGTATAAACAGAGATATACAAATGAAAAAGATATGAGATATGTCCTCATGATGTTCATGTATCATAAAATAAAGACGTTTTTACGTTCAAATGCAACCTTTGTTGGTTTCCATCAACAATCCTTGTACATGTTCGTTTTATTGACTGTACTATGTGATAATATATCACTTACAGATAAAGTACGACTAGAATGTGATGACAGGCCTCTAAAattaatattgcacaataaagtttgctgtttttttactCGTCCAACAGCAAACACTAAACAGGTAAAAACACAGCAGGTCTTATCAAAGTGCATTAAGGTccagtattttaaaaatatataagagTTTTGTTGTCATTTATATTGATATCATGGTAATGACATGCAATCCATAACACACACCAAGATTGTTCTTTACTTTTTATGCAcaaatagtatataatatattcacaTTGAAGCAGGTTAATGTCTCCCTGTAAATGTTTTGCCTTTACAAGATGCAGAATAAAGCATTAACTATCACCATCATTAATCTTACATTCAGCTTACAGATAAGCATCAAAATTCAGAAgggtttaactgcaataattaGTTCCTAATAATCTCATatataaacaacatttttttatctatatacATAACAGGTTATTGACATTATATTCATTTCATACAAACTTGTCattattttgtctctttttatccattttattttattttctgtcttcaTGAGAATACATGTACAATAATGATGCCCACTACATCAATTTACCAATTCacattaataactaataaaggGTTATTAAGATGGTTATACACCCACGGGCAACATTCTGAATACcatcaaataaaaagaataaagaataaaccaTAAGAATATACCAAGCAATGTACTGAGTCAATGATACTTCTTGCAACATACATAAATACTAACAAATACTGTAATTTCTTTCCAAATCTTATTAAAAGTGCTTAATTTGTCCCTCAATGGTCCCTCAAATCTTATTCCTTTTAAAATCTATACTAGATTTAGAATAATGTAATATCTTTAACTGAATATGCATATATGTATgcagattttttaatttttaaatccatttcttttttctaattgtttcattttttctttattaatttccATCATTTTCAGATGCAAAATATAAAAGTATGATACTTTGATAAAAGTAAAGATTGAGTATTGGTGGAATCAAAAACTCAGGTTTCGAAATATACAAAAGAAGAGAGATTTTGTGGTCGGTTACCTACCTACCTAATGCATACTGTAGGTTTTGTTTATCAGTCATGGAATCATTTGAGAGTTGTGTGGTGTAGGTGCCTTCTACATTACGTAATTATAGAAGTCAACTGGGAAAGATGAGGCATTACACAAATCCCTGTATCTACTTTTCAGGCCTGATGAAAGGAGATAAATAACTCTTGTGCCCACAGTGGTAAATGCCAAAGCTTTGGTTAATGTGTCCAAGAGGCTTTAGAACAAGCAAGGGTTCTATGCCAGTACAATTGAACACCtggcatttttattttccatccCCTCACTCTGTCCAGACGTCCTGTTTCTATATGCCATCTGCAGGATAATTAGACAGCCAACTGGTCCACACAGAGCATTTGTTTCTGAGACCAGAGCGGTCTTCTATATTAATTATCATGAATTAGACCATGGATCACCACTGTTCACTAAAACACATCCCGTTCTATTATCAGTATCACAGATGAAGCTGATATGCTGTGGGgagttgttttaatttgttttgttttgtgtgtgtgtgtgtgtgtgtgtgtgtgtgtgtgtgtgtgtgtgtgtgtgtgttgcaagtGTTGATTTAGTTGGTGGATTCTTTGAAGCCAAGGCTTTTAAGTAACCGCAGTCCTATCAAAATATTACAAGAGGCTTATCACCACCTGCTATCAATTTAATATTACACGTGTATAAATGAAGCCACAACAAAATACTACAGCAGCTGGTTATGATGTtatgtatattaaaatgtacagcaATGTTGAACCAATAGATAATCTTGTAATTTCAACAAGAAATTAATACATGATGactttgaatttcttttttctcaaacACAGTATACAAATGATGTATATACAATCGTGTATTCAAAATATCTCCTATTTTTTctcaaaaagaaatacagacttgaataaaaattaattccGCATCTTTATTTGACCTTAGAACCCAAAGACTATTGCTCAATAAACTACACGCTAAGACAAAATTATTCTTGCCATTTGTATCCAGGAAATAATATTAAGTTTGAGTTAATGTGTAACTCCCATACCAGcatttataatacagtatatgtatatattctgcGATGGGCcggccttgatgcccgatgacgcctaagataggcacaggctccccgtgacccgaggtagttcggataagttcGGATTAATAAACTATTAGCAACACAAGactaaaagtataataaaaatgaccCAAGAGAAGTAAATGCTTTGTCAAATTTAAAGTGtcatgaactaaaaaaaaaataaataattgtaaaaattCTAACCCAAAAGCTGTACTTAAATACAAAACCTGCTTTAAGAAGTTGAACCAGGAAAGGAAGATTAACTCAGCTGGATATCAGTCAAATACCATATTTATTTGTCAGTCTTTTGTGATAAGAAGAAAATACAGTGTatacataaattattataagaaatagattaaaagagaaaatgcaataaaaatgtcAGAGTATGAGCAAACAATGGTacctaatatattttttcttttttaactattttttttcttttgtattcagATGTCATGTTGCAGTGTGAGgtgtatacacacaatataaaacCTAGGACCTATACATAACTATAGCTGGAGAGTGAGGAATTAATCTGGATcaacacacaaaccaaacacaGATTAAAGCAGCTCAGACAGCTGCCCATTGCTCTGTCCTAACTGACTGCATTTGTATCCATACTGGGTCATTACACTGGCCTTGTACAGAGCTCAGATTAGTTGTTGAGCACCCAGGACCGATCATTTTCCAACTGATTGTCCAGCAGCtcagttttgtttattgttggCTGATGCTGTTAGGAGGTAAACTTGACCTATCAGTCTGTTCGacattatataaagtataatgaataataaagcctattttcatctttatttttcagttatttaCATTGCATAATCTGTAACCATATTGCAGAAGTATTGACATGCGAATTTTAAGAGCTATTAAGAATGGCGTTGGAAACATAGCTGAAGTATACAGGTGTCAGAAGCACTTCCCTGAGCTGAAACAGAGTTTTTCATAAACTATCTTACTTCAGCTTTATTCAAAGTTGTCATGGGTTGTAGTAAAGAGCAGAACGTCTTTTTattagcttgtgtgtgtgcatacgaaGGAATATGAGGCATTACAGAAGCCCCATTAAAAAATAACTACAAATAGCTAAGCAAAATGTAAATCCCTGACTGTTATTAACTATGTAAGTACAACCAGGtatggtttctttttttgtacaaaaagaAGGATCAGTGAACCAAAATTAGAGCTTTACCCAGGGGAGCTGTAGCTGTGGACTGCCCTGTTTACCTCTTCATTTTTTTGGATATGTAGAGCCTCTTAAAATTAGCTCAGTGATTCCATGGGTGAAACACGAGAGATACTGCAGCTTTATAAACTCAGCAATGCCCAGATGTTGGCAACAGAAGAGAAGACCAACCATTTTAACTGGACTGTGGGAGCTGACAGAAACAACTAAAAAGTAAGTGATGAGTTTTCACAGTGCTATAACATGGAACAGGGATTATGGGTGTAATACATTTCAGTGAGAATGGAGGCTGTTTTTTCACAGAATATGTtagttatattataataatattgtgaAATTTTTAAATTACTATGTCATTAATGCTATCTATATATTTGATTCTGTATTGTTAATAGATGATGGAAATATGGATGCTCTGCACATAAgctgcacaaaaacaaacatgaattaTGTGTTTATTACTAACAGTTTTTGCAGCGTGTCCTTGAGTGAAGGTGATACCTGAAGTGGACTCTATAATGGAAACGGGTGGAAGACAAACCTGTGCAAGTGTGCAAAAGAACAGACGCTTTAAGCACACAGATCACATCAAACCTCAGTCAAACATCACACAAGAGAGCAAGTGGAAATCATTTACAATCATTTTCTTCGATTTAATGAAAGCTTTTgggtttattttatgttgtgaTGCTTGTGTGTTGATATAATACTTTTGTCACAGAGGATTCTGATATCAAAGTAATGGCTGGAGAGATACTTGAGACACACGAATCCTGGGAGCCAAGCATCCGCTACTCACTGCGAATAGAAAGGTTTTGCTTTGTTGGCCACAAGATCAGCATCCGTGAATCGTTTGACTCATACGGTGCCCTCATCTGGCCTGGGGTGAGAGCTGACACCAAACAAACATAGGCCTAATGTGAGAGACTGAAGAGTTTAGTGTTTCTTAATATGATGAGAATTGGTTACGATGTGTGTTTAGGCAGTGGCTCTCTCCAGCTACCTGGAAGCAAATCATAAGCATGTCAGTCTGCTAGataaggcagtgctggagctaGGAGCAGGAACGGGACTGGTGTCCATTGTGGCATGTTTAATGGGTAAGTGAGGTAAAGATCCaccaaagaaaatatattagGCAGAATTGAATATTTAccgtgaatatttttttttttttacttttactcataTAATAGAACAAACTTCTCATTAGAACTTTTCTGAGCTGTGTTGTTTTTAGGTGCATGGGTGACAGCCACAGATCTGCCCGACATTGTGGAAAACCTGAGCTTcaatctctcacacaacacaagGGGGCGCTGCAGTTACACACCTCAGGTGGCCCAGCTGACCTGGGGGAAAGACCTGGACCTTAATTTTCCCAGTACTATCTATAACTATGACTACATACTATGTGCAGATGTTGTCTATCCTCACAACTGTCTGGATGAGCTGCTACTCACCATGAAACACTTCTGCAAACGGGGAACAACGCTGCTCTGGGCCAACAAGGTATGTGCCAGAtgatataaaagagaaaaatttGTACAACTCAACACTAATTCTAAATACCAAATGATATATGATCaaatatacaaatgtaaaaaaaatttttacacAAGCAGGAAGCCCAGGTTCCTTCATCTGAGTGGTGTTCTTCAGCATCATACCACCAACCTGTTAATTATTTTGCTCATCAGAAGCTTGTCTGATTTTGAACAGATTCGCTTCTCTTCAGACCTGGATTTTATTGATCGTTTCAAGAAGGCTTTCGATACCACACTGCTAGTGGAGCTTCCAGATGAGATGGTGCGAATCTACCAGGCCACAGTACAAGATTGACTATAGGAGGGCACGGAGCCAAATACAGCAACTGAAATACAAAAACTAGATTAAAAGGAAAAGCTTTCTTTTACACTTgcaattttaaaatgtgaaagttGAAAATTAACTGAGAATCTGTGGCAAGATATTCTTGAAATCAAACATTCTATATCTCAATTCTATTACTAAAAGATTCTAGGGTGGCACCATATGATTAACTGTGAGCTTTTACATGTAACATTgtaattattaatgaaaaattaATACTTCTGTGCATAAGACAGtttgaaattaaacaaaatgttctgtattcttaataaaaaaacataaaaaaaataaaatgcattgttgataaatattaatgcaatagtaaggaaatattcattttaaatcaataaaccaaTGTATATTTTACCAAAGCTTACAGTTGGATATAATTCTCTTATTTCCCAAAGATACAAtaattttgccaaaaaaaaaaaaaagctaaactgCTTTCAAAAAAAGAGGTATCTTTAGCCACAGAAGTTGGTGAACCCAGGTGGACTTTGGTTTTTATTAAAGGCTGTAAACAAGATGCCATCAAGCTTTGAGTCACTAACATCACCAAACAAACTTTTGTACTTAATGACAAAGTAATGATACATCTATGAATATGGTTTAACACCTAAATGACATGGCAACAAAGTGCACATATGGTGGCCagtatttatatacataaattaCAAGACACTTAGGCTGTAATTACAATCTTTATTGTATTACTTAAATAAATGGCACAATGGaaaaccaatgaaagtcagtcatacCCTTTTCCAACTGCAGAACACTTCTTAGACAATTAGTCACCAAAACGTCCAGCTTAAGTtctttcccccctttttttaatgaaagtgtCTGTGAGGTTCATACGATGTCTTTAGAAAAAGGTAGGTTTCATCCATTCCCTATGGGTTTACAGGACAAGAAAGAGAGCTTGGGTCTGAGCTGCTAGTACGCCAAAACCCAGCAGCTTGTGATGCTACAGTACTGTCCCTCTGCCATGATTCTTATGGCATTGTAGCATTGACTATTGCTTTGATTTATGGGCATTTAAAAGGTGACCATATTGAATATTGTTCCACCAGGAcatcaataaattaaattaaacccaATTTGTGTTACATAATATAGTGCTGTTGGACCATGAAGTGGGAAAAGTGTTAAGACCCAAAACCAAAATGTGACATTCTCTCTGGGTGaacacatgatgtagaggctcATAGTGCCACCTTCAGGCAGAAACTGCATACATCAGAATAAAAGAAGGGCTAAATTAAGACTGCAGAACAAGGCTGGGGTAGTACAGTGAACCAACCAATGTAAGAAACCCTCAGGGGGAGAGGCTTGGGATTTACAGCATGACAGGATGTGGGCCTCCAAAGCATCTTAGACATGACAAAGACTGATAACATGCAGGCCTTCCTGATTATTATATCCTCTGACCATGCAATCAGTTCATATTTCAATGCTAGTAGCTACCACCATACAAAGCATTTCTCTTTGAATAGTTAGCAGGACCAATACACacatagaaaaatatatataaaaggtttATTGTAATTAGTAATATTACATTAATGTCACCAATAAACACATTGAGttcaatgtttttaaaacattatattttaatttccaAATTTATATTAGATTACAGAAAAGTTATTTTTGTGGAATCagtacaacctttttttttttttttttacattttccagGGGAGtcgaaaaaatatatatatacctcaTACTGGGATAATAATCATACATACTCCGTAGTGTTACTGACCTGGAGGGGAAATGTGAAACAAATCTTCGGAAGTTCAATTTCCTATAAATTTCACTGGATAATAAAGTTTCTTTGATTTCCTGATGACTGTCAGTTGTAAAACACAAAAGAGGGAACAACAGGAGCAGTGCACCTCTAAAACTccaacaaagggaaaaaaaattgctgaGCTCCCTACAACAGCTGCCCACAGAATAACAGGAAgccaaacacactctcactctctcacacacacaatctacaaAAAAAGCCATTAATTCCTCCAATCTTACAAAAAGTGTCCATACATCCAAAGATTTGCCCCAATGGGGCGAAATGGTAAGCTGGCTGTGTCGATTCTTTGCACCTACAGTCTAGGAGGTGGCAGCCATCTGAATCTTTAGAAGAAGCCagcacatttattaaaaaaaacaaaaaaaaaaaaaaacacaattgttCAAATGCAGATAGCCTAACTATGTTATACAGAAGTCACACTAGACATTCTCCAACAGCAGGATGGTTTCTGGCTGAGAGGGGTTTCTTTTGTAAAtcatgctaattccagcatatgCTGGATGGCATAGTGCTGCAACCTCAAAGtcccatcattttttttttgagaaccAGAACTATCAGGACCAAGTGCCTGCACGAGTACAGTGTTGTGATTTAACAGCCTAAGCCATACAGCAGTAAGGGCTGGATGAAATCAACACACCCCTTTAAAGCCCATGCTTCTCAATGCCCTTcaagataaagagagaggaaaaattaAAGGTGTGCTAGTAGCAGGCAGGGAGTGGGAGCTTGAATGTATACAATAAACCCCATCATTGTAGCTGTTGGAAGATATATGGCCTGAGAGTGTTAGTCATCTTCATCATTTTCATCATAgtcatcgtcatcatcgtcgtcgtccATGTAAGAAACTGGAGTTTCGACCCTGGAACCACTGTAGTGTGAGTCATTAGAGCTGGAGGCCATTGTTCCATCTGCTCCACTTTCACTAAGGACAGAAGAAGAGTAGCAGATAAAAGCATTGGCCATCAAGTAAGAACTGCATGGATCAGTCTTTAAACAGTTGGCCAATTCACACACAAAAGTACCTGGTGGGAAGACTAAGCTGCTGTCAACTGAGATCACCAATTCCATAAAGCGGACAACTGACTCACCTGCTGATATGATAGCGACCCCCATTGGCAGATGAAGTCCCTGTCATGTAGACGTTACTGATTGGGCCTTGTGCCATTTCTGCATTACAAAAGGGAAAAATTGTTTGAGATACTCAACGTCATTCCACTGCTTGGCCTACATTCTgactatttaaacaaaatgttacAATTACCAAAAGGTTTTCTACAAAGTAGAATATCTTTTATAACATCtattatatatttctctatacttgcacagcacagttaGCAGCTGCAAGGTATGCAAAGTTGTTCATATAAGCACTAAAATAGAATTATAGTAAAATAAACgtgaatatcgtcgctgtcaggcggaatcctcgtatctccaaaaccattacttttcaggaaatttaaaaaaacacggtaccttatctgcagtgcacagggtttagtccacgttgcagtggattgtcttgcgctaaactcctgtcctcagacgagcaccagaactagcgggggtcaagattttttttaaatttgagcccagtgttttgaacacagtgttacctcagaagacgtgttgattcgttgtgtgtgttgatcctcttcttgaggagaaatataccgcgaagctctcccgcggagtgaggaagaggtggacagttgaagtgtccaatggagttaagagatttgcgctcaagctattttcaagactttagattggttaataacttgttaaaataacagacccacatggggaatgaccaatagcatcgatatgtgaaaaaatatgaaattgaccaaatttggacattcgaggtttccgcccgacagcgacgatattataCAAGTGAACATTTGCCACATATTGTAGCACATGGACTGAGCTGTAGAAATTGCCATCATTCACCTTCTAGGGAGGAAAAAACAAGCATACAATGTCTGAATACACTTCTATAAAACTATGCATGACCACTTTTGCACTGCACTAAATGCTGAAATCATTGCCATATAACTTGCATCTGCAGTCCACTGAAACAAAGAAGTCAATTTCTgtcaattataaaaaaaaaaaaaaaaatccacatcaaTTCTCATGTTGGACTTGTCACTTTTTTGTCTGTACATAGTACAATTAAATTCCAAACGGGTAACATTTTAATTGACCAAAAATGCATCACCAAAAAATCTATTTTGTGACCATGACAAATGAATCTGTTCAAAGCTCAGATACTTATAAACTACACGATTAAAAACACGTGTACACCCTTGATTATCCAGCATAATGCATGAAAATACACAAATCTTGCGAAACAAAATTAATATCAAATGCTGAAATGGGCAAAAACCtaatctctgtgactttgatcATGGCATAGCTATGGGTTTCAAACAGGCttctttgagtatttcagaaatgtcTGGGATTTTAATGAACACCACTCTCTACCACTTACACAGACAGATCTGAGAAGAATGACACTGCTATTTAAATCTAACAGGAATACACAATCTTTACAGCTGAGCTGAGCATGAAACCATCTCAGAATGTTCCATATGTCTACAGATCTAggactacaacagcagaagtccATATCAGGTTCCACTGCAGTCACCCAAGAACATTCATCTACGGCTATAGTGGACTTTGTGAAACTGAACAACTGAAGACTGTAAATATGTCACCTGCATGATAAATCTCAATTCCTGCTGTATAATGTAGATGGGTGGGTTAGAATTGTTAACAGCTCCAATAAACGGACCTAACCTTCCCTGTTTAAACAGTGGTGCTGGTATAATGGTGTGGATAAAGACTTTTTGGGACACTCTTAACCTTTTAATACCAATCAAGCATTGTTGAAAGTCATAGTCTATCTGAGGATTGCTGCTGACCATGTGCATCCTTTAATGGCCATAATTTATTCACCTTATAGTGGCATCCAGCATGATAAGCACTTGGTCATAAAGTGCAAGTCATCTCAAACGTGTTCCATGAACGTGACACTGAGTCAACCAAATTCAAAGGCCTCCTCAGTCATGAGCCCAGGATGTTAAAGCGCACATTTGGGATGTGATAGAATGGAGATTCACATGCATGAATGTGCAAAAGATAAATCGACAACAATAACAGAATGCAGTCGCaccaacatggaccagaatctcaaaggagTCTTTCCAACACCTTGTAGAAAAGAGCATCAGGAAGAGCGGAGGCTGTTTTGAGTCTACAAAGTGGAATCTGTACTAaatcctaataaagtggccagtaaatgtaattgtttacATTCTTTACAAGTAGTTAGCATACGTCAAACAAAAAAGtggcaaacaacaacaaatggcAGTATAAATGATGTTACATTCCCTTGTACAttcccaaataaaacaaattaatgcCAAGACAAAGTTAATTCTTGTGAAGCTCAGTACATATTACATACAGGCCTCTGACCTGTGACATAAGGCTCCAGTGCTTTAGGCACCAGGCTCCTGGCAATTTTGAGGTCTTCAGCAGAGCACTTGCCAACCTCCAGGCCACATGCCATGCCCATGCGCTTCAACACCTCGATGTCATCATGGATCTCAAACGTGCTGTCAAAGTTGAAGAGGTACTCAAACCTGCAGGACAGCACAGGAGAGAGAAATACAAGACCTTAGGAATAGAGGAGGCAGTGAATCCATTAAACCAACACTAAACATGTCTAATAGAACTAAACCTagagtaattatttatttaaagtgaataaataaattctgccACAAAGTTTTAACTCAGGTAGAAAAAGAGCATTAGTGCTTACTTGTCATTGGAGATGCTGCAGTCAATGACAGTTTTCTTGCTGGTGTTTATGATGATAAAGGGCAGGTGAATGACTGAGTTTTCTGGTGGTGGTCTGTTTGTTTGCTGCTCTGTTTGACGGTTACGCTGCACAAGGTTCTTAAACGCAATTTGCTATATAAACATTAGAAAGTAAAATGCATTAGTTTAAAGACAAATCACAATTATCTATACATAAGACCAACCTCCAGAGTTCACAAGTTACCTGTAAAATTAGTTCTTGGAGTTGTGACTGTTTTTGCTTGATTCTCTCTAAACGTCTTTGCCTCTCCACCTACAAGAAAAAAGTATGACTAGGTCAACTGCAGTGCAACACCCTCCTTAAAAGCCCATTTCTCACTCAAATGTGTTTGAACAGGCATTCAGTATGTTGTGAATTGTTTGGTGAAAAACTCTTGTTCTAAGGCTTTGTTGTCCTGTTTTAAAGGTAACTATTATAC
The genomic region above belongs to Tachysurus vachellii isolate PV-2020 chromosome 8, HZAU_Pvac_v1, whole genome shotgun sequence and contains:
- the mettl21cb gene encoding S-adenosylmethionine-dependent methyltransferase domain-containing protein; protein product: METGGRQTCASVQKNRRFKHTDHIKPQSNITQEKDSDIKVMAGEILETHESWEPSIRYSLRIERFCFVGHKISIRESFDSYGALIWPGAVALSSYLEANHKHVSLLDKAVLELGAGTGLVSIVACLMGAWVTATDLPDIVENLSFNLSHNTRGRCSYTPQVAQLTWGKDLDLNFPSTIYNYDYILCADVVYPHNCLDELLLTMKHFCKRGTTLLWANKIRFSSDLDFIDRFKKAFDTTLLVELPDEMVRIYQATVQD